The Streptomyces sp. NBC_01317 genomic interval CGAGTTCGGCCTCGGGGATGCGGGCGAGGACGGTGGGGTTGGCGATCTTGTATCCGTTGAGGTGCAGGATCGGCAGGACCGCGCCGTCGTGCACGGGGTCGAGGAACTTGTTGGAGTGCCACGACCCGGCCAGCGGCCCCGTCTCCGCCTCGCCGTCCCCGATGACACACGCGACCAGCAACTCCGGGTTGTCGAACGCCGCCCCGTACGCGTGCGCCAGCGAGTAGCCCAGCTCGCCGCCCTCGTGGATCGACCCCGGGGTCTCCGGGGCCACATGGCTCGGCACCCCGCCCGGGAAGGAGAACTGCCGGAACAGCCGGTCCATGCCCGCCCGGTCGCGGCTCACATCCGGGTACGTCTCCGAGTACGTGCCCTCCAGCCACGAGTTGGCCAGGACGGCGGGGCCGCCGTGCCCCGGGCCCCACACGCACAGCGCCGACAGGTCCCGGTCCCTGATCACCCGGTTGAGGTGGGTGTGGACCAGGTTCAGCCCCGGGGACGTACCCCAGTGGCCCAGCAGCCGCGGCTTGATGTGCTCCGGTGCGAGCGGCTCCTGGAGCAGCGGGTTGCCCATCAGGTAGATCTGCCCCACGGCCAGGTAGTTGGCCGCCCGCCAGTGCGCGTCGAGGGCCGCCAGTTCCGAGGTGGTGAGAGCGGTGGGGGCCGCCCCGGTGGTCGCCTTGCGGAGCATGCTCGTCTCCCTGGTCTCCCCGGCCGTGGAACCAGGGTCTCGCTTCCGGATCAGGCGGATCAGGCCGAGTGCCACACCGTGGTGATGTTGCAGAATTCGCGGATCCCGTGGCCCGACAGCTCGCGCCCGTAGCCGGAGCGCTTGACCCCGCCGAAGGGGAGGGCGGGATGCGAGGCCGTCATGCCGTTGAAGAAGACGCCGCCCGCCTCCAGGTCCCGTACAAACCGGTCCACCTCCGCCTCGTCCTCGGTCCATACGTTCGAACTGAGCCCGAACGGGGTGTCGTTGGCGAGTGCCACCGCCTCGTCCAGGTCCGTGACCCGGTAGAGCGTGGCGACCGGGCCGAACGTCTCCTCGTGGTGGATCCGCATGGCGGCCGTGATGTCCGCGAGGACGGTCGGGGCGTAGAACCACCCGCCCTCGACCTCCGCCGGACGCTGCCCGCCGCACAGGGCGGTCGCGCCCCGGCTCAAGGCGTCCTCGACCAGTTCCTCGAGGTCGGCGCGGCCCTGCTCGGAGGCGAGCGGGCCCACGTCGGTGGACTCGTCCAGCGGGTCTCCGACGGTCAGGTCCCGCATCCCGGCGGTGAAGCGGGCGGCGAAGGCGTCGTAGACGTCCTCGTGCACGATGAAGCGCTTCGCGGCGATGCAGGACTGGCCGTTGTTCTGCACCCGGGCGGTCACGGCGGTCCTGGCGGCCCGCTCGATGTCCGCCGACGGCATGACGATGTAGGGGTCGCTGCCGCCCAGCTCCAGGACCGTCCGCTTGACCTCGTCACCGGCGACGGCCGCGACGGCGCGGCCCGCGGGCTCGCTGCCGGTCAGGGTCGCGGCGGCCACGCGGGGGTCGCGCAGGATGTCCTCGATCGCGCCGGAGCCGACCAGCAGCGTCTGGAAGCAGCCCTTCGGGAATCCGGCCCTGCTGAACAGGTCTTCCAGGTAGAGCGCGGTCTGCGGCACGTTCGAGGCGTGCTTGAGCAGGCCGACGTTGCCCGCCATGAGGGCCGGCGCGGCGAACCGTACGACCTGCCAGAGCGGGAAGTTCCACGGCATCACCGCGAGCACCACACCGAGGGGGCGGTAGTGGACGCGGGCCCGGGACGCGCCGGAGTCCTTCACGTCGGCGTCGGACGGGTGCTCGTCGGCGAGCAGCTCCTCGGCGTGCTCCGCGTACCACCGCATCGACTTCGCGCACTTGAGCGCCTCCGCGCGGGCGGCCGCGACCGGCTTGCCCATCTCGGTGGTCATGGTGCGCGCGATGTCGGGCACGTCCTGTTCCAGGAGGTCGGCGGCGCGGTTCAGCAGCCGGGCCCGTTCGCCGAATCCGGTCAGGCGGTACTGCCGGAAGGCGGCGTCGGCGGTGGCGAGACGCTGCTCGATCTCCTCGGCTCCCAGCGCGTCGAAGGTCTTGAGCGTCTCTCCGCTGGTGGGATTCACCGTCGCGATGGGCATGGGGCCATTCCTCCTCGGTTCGACAGTCCGACCTTTCCGCGACCTGCCCGCGCCCGCAACACGGGCGGCGGGGGCACAGGGGGCCCGGGACGCGGCGCGGGCCCGGGTCCTGGGCGGGCGCCATGGGGTTCGGGGGCCGGGGGCTCAGGGGCGGCGGGAGCGGCCGGGTCCCGACTGCTGGGTGCCGCGCGCCGGGGCCGCCTGGGGCGTCCTGCGCCGGTCGCTCCTGCGCCGCATCCGGCGCCGCTCCTCCTCGTCCGTACCACCCCAGACGCCGGAGGTACGGCCGGTCTCCAGCGCCCATTCGAGGCACTCGCGCTCCACGGGGCAGCGGTGACAGACCTCCTTGGCCCGCCGGGCCTGTTCGGCGGCGGGGCCCGACTCGCCCACCGGGAAGAACAGCTCGGGGTCGGCGTCGACGCAGGCCGCGTGGCGCAGCCACGCCCAGGTGTCCGTATCGGGGCCGAGGCTCAGGGGTTCCGTAGGCAGGCGCACAGTCGATCGTTCCTTTCGCTCGGTGGGCGGTGGGGGTTCCTCTGTCTTCGCGTACCCCTCACCGCGCTGCGAAACGGAGACGATGCTTCTGTTTCCCGGAACACGGCGGTTTCCGGACCTCACGTGGGTCCGACCGCACGTAGGTCCGACGCACGCCTGTCGGACCGCACGTAGGTCCGACGCGTGCCGGTCGTCCTCCGGACCGGTCCTACGGCTTCCCGTCCGGTCCGCCCTGACCGCCCGGACCGCCCGGCACCTTCGCCAGTTCGGGGGACGACGATTCGAGCGGTACGGTCCACGCCCTGACCAGGCCGAGCTGGACGGCCTGCCGGGGCAGGACCGCGTCGAGCAGCCAGTCGGCGGCGACACGCACCCGGTTCCCCGGCATGGCCGCGAGGTGGTAGCCGCGGGTCACGGCGCCCGCGACCGGGCCCGACAGGGGCACTCCGAGCGGGTTGGCCGCCGCCTTGACCCCGCCGAGGTCGACCACGAAGCCCAGATCGTGGTGGCTGTAGGCCTCGGGCTCGCCGTATCCGAGGGAGGCGGCGACATTGCGCCCCGCCACCTTCCCCTGGCGGGTCGCGTGCTGGGCCGTCATCGGGGTGTACTCCCCCGGCCTGGTGAGGTCCGGTACGGCGGCGGCGTCGCCGCACGCGAACACCTCGGGATGTCCTGGCACGTTGAGCCGCGGGTCGACCACGAGACGGCCCCGCTCGACGGGCAGTCCGACCCCGGACACCAGCGGGTCGGGCCGGACGCCCACACACCACACCAGCGTGCGGGTCTCCACGAACTCACCGGTGTCCAGGGTGACTCCGGTCGGCGTCGCCTCCTTCACGGACGTCTTGGTCCGTACGTCCACCCCACGGTCGCGCAACACGCGGTCGGCGGTGGCGGAGAGCCTGCGGTCGAGTTCCGGGAGCACGCGCGGCGCGACGTCCAGGAGCATCCAGCGGGGTTTCCCGGCCCTGCTCCACCGGCGCTG includes:
- a CDS encoding NADP-dependent succinic semialdehyde dehydrogenase, whose translation is MPIATVNPTSGETLKTFDALGAEEIEQRLATADAAFRQYRLTGFGERARLLNRAADLLEQDVPDIARTMTTEMGKPVAAARAEALKCAKSMRWYAEHAEELLADEHPSDADVKDSGASRARVHYRPLGVVLAVMPWNFPLWQVVRFAAPALMAGNVGLLKHASNVPQTALYLEDLFSRAGFPKGCFQTLLVGSGAIEDILRDPRVAAATLTGSEPAGRAVAAVAGDEVKRTVLELGGSDPYIVMPSADIERAARTAVTARVQNNGQSCIAAKRFIVHEDVYDAFAARFTAGMRDLTVGDPLDESTDVGPLASEQGRADLEELVEDALSRGATALCGGQRPAEVEGGWFYAPTVLADITAAMRIHHEETFGPVATLYRVTDLDEAVALANDTPFGLSSNVWTEDEAEVDRFVRDLEAGGVFFNGMTASHPALPFGGVKRSGYGRELSGHGIREFCNITTVWHSA
- a CDS encoding WhiB family transcriptional regulator, which produces MSLGPDTDTWAWLRHAACVDADPELFFPVGESGPAAEQARRAKEVCHRCPVERECLEWALETGRTSGVWGGTDEEERRRMRRRSDRRRTPQAAPARGTQQSGPGRSRRP
- a CDS encoding NAD(P)/FAD-dependent oxidoreductase, with translation MSRERIVIVGAGFAGYEAARTVCRKVRGAADIVLLNPTDYFLYLPLLPQVAAGILEARRVTVSLTGTLPRVRLVLGEADEVDLEGHRVTYTGPEGARGALTYDRLVLAVGSVNKLLPIPGVAEYAHGFRGLPEALYLRDHITRQIELAATTADLKEAGARSTFVVVGAGYTGTEVAAQGKLFTDALMSKQRRWSRAGKPRWMLLDVAPRVLPELDRRLSATADRVLRDRGVDVRTKTSVKEATPTGVTLDTGEFVETRTLVWCVGVRPDPLVSGVGLPVERGRLVVDPRLNVPGHPEVFACGDAAAVPDLTRPGEYTPMTAQHATRQGKVAGRNVAASLGYGEPEAYSHHDLGFVVDLGGVKAAANPLGVPLSGPVAGAVTRGYHLAAMPGNRVRVAADWLLDAVLPRQAVQLGLVRAWTVPLESSSPELAKVPGGPGGQGGPDGKP